AGAAGGCCACCACAGCGAGGCCGTCCGGTTTGTTCTTGGCCTCGGCAAAGTCCTTGTACTTGGCATTGTAGTGGACGGCATGCGCTTCCATCGAGTACTTCATGCCCTCCAGTGTGTGCTCGCAGCCCGACTCGTCCGAGTCCGACCAATGGAAGTGCAACTGCTCGAAGACATACATGTTCGTATCCAAGGCACCGCCAATAATATACGGCTGCTGTTTTCGCTTGCTGAAAGTCACCATGGCCGAGGTGCCCGTGTTTTGGACACGGGCCACACCCACCGGCTCCCAATGGCCGTGGTATTCGAGGGGATCCACATCATCAATATGCTCGATGGCTCGATTGCTGATCTCGATGGGGGACTGCACCGGCATCTTGGcagagctctctctctctttttccctCTGTCTTACTCCCTCGTTCtttctctcactctcactctctctctcgctcttcacACTCCACTCGCTCCAGCGTCCAAACTCCTCTGTTCCTCCTATCTCCTCTTCGGTATCTATGTGATGTGAGGCCCGCCGCTTGGGTATTTCTTCTTCCTCAGCTTGTAGACACGCCCGCGATCGTCGGCGCTGGCGTCGTCCAAGTGCTCGGCTGACAACAGAAAAGCTTTCGGCGGCGACGTCGTGGTGGCGACTGTTCTAATTGACTGTGGCGTATCGGAAATGCTTCTAAGGCTGCCTTCACTGGAGCCTTCTCTGGATCGCTCTCGGGTGTCAGATGATGATAGCGATGATGGGCGGTGTACTGCAAATAAAGAGACATGCCAGTGTTGTTATAAATATTTAactaacaacaaaatcaattaAATGTTTAACGCCTCGCGTGACGTCCCCCCCTTCCCCACAGCACACCTCCTTGAGGAGGTGTCATCGATTGATTGGCCATTTGTAAGATTAAAATGCCCAGGAAATGTCTTTATTTTATCATTCCGGCTCcaccccccctcccctccaGTACAGCTCTTGAAATATTAACCGGGTAGGGTCCGGGTCTCTTGTTTGCACAAATTCCCATCGTTACAAAACAATTTGCATGGATCGATTGCCACTTTAACTGCCAGTTAAGTCTTTCAATTTGTAATAAAAGACAATTGAAATGGTTCCCTTAATTGGGGCAACTATTCCACAAAAGTGCCATCTAAATAACTCACTTGATCAGACGATTGTTCGGCTTTAAATATTTAGTGGCTGGGGAATCGCCATAAATGGAACGCGATTTATGAACTTTTCTTGAACTGCTTTAAGACAGATTAAAAAGACGGCGGTGCTGGCCAGATCTCGTGGCAGCTAATATGTGCTCTGCAATAAAGCCAAATATGATTTTAATTGACACTTTTATAATCCGCAACGTCTCCGACCACCGAGCCACTGGTGCAAGTGTCAATCGACGGAATCGCGCGGAATCAGCGATCGTCAGACGTTGGCTTATCGGCTAATGGGAAACGAAACCGATAGGAGACCAGCCCGTCCCGGCCCGTCCCGGCCAGCCCATGGACGGCAGATTATTACTTTTACGACAACCCACTTATGGGTAATGGGAGAGAGAGTAGAGGGCCATAGAATTTTGCTGATAATTCGACAGTCCAAGACAAGGCCGCCCGTTTCATAAAAGAGTTTCTTTCTGTTCTGAAAGACGATATTCAATTTGAAAACTGAGCCCAAAATTGAGAGCCGAGAAGCTTCCAGAACCAACAGAAAAACGCTTGACTCAGCAGGAAAAATACGTCTACCCTGATGATGGATTTTCATTGGTCATTGGCCTTCCAAACATTCCATGTACTCCATACATTTGATATCTTATCTCGACTTTTTGCATTCTCCTCCTGCGCCTGTGTGGTCATCATCGTTAAACCCAATGCACGTCATCAATCATCCATCATGGACGTTTTTCTCACACTTGATCTTTGCCCTCTCCCAGAGGCCAGATCCGATCTTTCGTGTGCTGCAAACAGTTTCTAAATTAAAGAATCCAACTCTCTTATCTTATCCGCAACTTGTTTAGGCAAAGTTCTTTAGagttttgatttgatttgtgCGCTTCTGATGGTTTTTGCAACTTCACAGCGTGTCGAAGAAGCTGTCGGGAGCgggagcgagagggagagcggGTGTGGTTAATTCATATTATCTTTAAAGCTTGTTTAGGGGTTGTTTTCCTGTAATCTTATCCAAGATTTATATGATATTTGGACGCTTTTTGGCACGTTCTCTCATCTGTTTGTTTCTCACTGTTTAAATGTTGTTTTTTGTGCTTTAAGCCCTCGTTGAACTATGTATCCTTTTAGAGTCCGAACATTCCACAATTCTTATCCTTTTTGGCCGATCGCTGAAAGAAATTAAGACTGATTACAGATATGGTTTAAAACGCAAGGCGAGATATCCACGCAATTCCTTACCTCGTCCAAAGTCTAGATAGATTCCATTACCTCTGCTCTGTTCCTGACCtcgagcgagagagcgagagagagagagcgagctctTATCACTCACATTACGCGCTCACGTTTATTATCTGCATAAAATTACACAACTAATGGTGGGTAAACAAAAGTGAAATGTATTTATAGCGTCCCGCCGAGCACCATTTGTTATCACTTGGCATATAATTTGCATAacgctttctctctctccttgCCACAGTCCCTCTCCCTTATCAATGGAGGAGGACCATCGATAAGGTATCGGTTTTGGGTGGAAAATTAACGAAGCGAGAGACTCAAGTGGCGGAGAGACCCACACTTCACAAATGGAATCTGCCATTAGATGTCAGTGGCAGatgtggaggaggaggccTTGAAGAACGAATGGGGTTTGATGGATGATCCGGAGttgtatttgtatctgtatctgaatGTGGGATCGTGTCAAGCGAAACGTGGGCAATTTCACTTAGTAGTTGCGGTCGTATCTCGAGCGGAATATCTCTCAACCTTATCGCCAGACGATGATGCCAGACCACCTCTACGACATTGTAGAATCAGCAAATAGTATGTCATGGAATGGAGTGGAATGGGGGTCGTAATAAATAAAAGAACTTAAGTAATTGCATTGACCGATTGACTGCGGCTACCACTGATGGAATGAGAATGAGGTCGGTCAGACACTGATACAGAGAGAGCTCATCTgctggctgtgtgtgtttgtgtgtgtttgcggTGGGATCCACGGAAATAGAACAGGACTACAAGTGTGGCAAAGTATTTTTTTTAGCCAACTATGACCTCATCCATCCATCAAGCGACTACGGTTATCCGGCTAACAAGCTATGCTATGCCCCGCATATATGGGCTAGTCAACGTTGACGGGCCAACGACGAGCAGAAAAAGGAAGCAACAGGAGCCGGGCCGGAGGTGGTGCCATCGACCAAACTTATCAATGCAGACGAGCGTTGCGTTCAAGTGCGTTCCAGGTGGGGCTGGGAGTGTGGGCCAGTCCCCTGTCTGTCGCACTGCCTCACCTTCTCGATTGGATATACCCTGCACCAGCTGTTCTCCGTGTGGGTGTGGGGcttgggtgtgtgtgtgtttgctctTTGGTGGCAgagtagcagcagcaggaactgAACCAGAAGCAGGAACCAGAATAGAATAGAAGAGGAGAGAagagaagaagaagagaaTTATGGAAGCAAATCAATAAAATGTTTTCGCTCCAAGTGCAGGGTCGCCCACCCATACACTGATACCGACCttcacacgcacacacacacacagacacagcggcggcgctgctgctgcacacGTGAATGTGAGCCGGGATGGCGGTGGCTTGGTTGAGAAGCGGGTAGGATGTTGATTGCGGGAAGAGCAGAACAAATACCATATAGCGACTGATGGGGTGTGGGAGGGACGGGGATAACCGTTTTTGAATCAGCGGCCGGGCCCGGCGTTGCGTTGTTGTTTTTGCGGCGACAGACATTTTTAATAACTGTGCTACTCACGCACACACGCGTATGCACACACAACTACAGTTAATTTCGCgcatgtttgtgtatggatAAGCGCGAAGAGAGGGAGACGAGACGGAAGCAGCAGTCTCATCTcccattttttttgttggtataatgtatatgtatatttaccTGTTGATTTACTTCTGCACTTCTGTCGCCCTGCGCATCCCACTTTAAGAAATCACCCCACCACCAGAGACCAGACAGTATCAGCGGCAgtagaagcagcagcaccaacaatCAACAGTATTAATGAATGCAAAACTTTTGACTTTGACACGCGCGCTCTCGTTTCGTTTCACTGTTGCTCCTTGCGCTTCTTCTTTGGCAGAAAttcacacactcacactcatGTAAATTTACACAAAAACAAGATCTAACGCATTGCACTGCAAATGCATTAAACATATATAGAAATACGACAATTATATTCAATTTGTGAGACCGTCAGCTCGCATCATATTTATTTACTGACGAAAAAGAGGTGGGGTGGTATGGTTTGCCTCGTTTCAGCGTGAAATACACTTAGTGGAGTTTCTTGTTGTCgtcgatatatatatattagaGATGGAGAACTATCGATGGCACTATCGACACTATCGATGGTAGCGCACTATCGCGCTACTAAACTATCGATGGTTCAATGTTTCGATAGGGGGCGATAGTGGGAAGCACAGAATAACCGTGGAAGCGTCTTAGCCCACTaaagccccctctatttaaatagttcaactacttgaggtaaatggcggaaaatattactGATTGTAAAATCTTCTTGAGGATTTATTCCATCTCTCTTCTGAACTTAAAAAAACCACGATATTTTTCAGCTGAAGTGCGCTAAAATGATTAACTTTTCATTATTTTCAGTGGAAAATTGAAATACCCCCTTGGCTTATAATAggttaatcgttctccgtcaaggattggaaacaatattcctcgattttgatattccgctGAATATTACTGGCtagatagaacatttagccatgcccacctAGTTTAATACGAttaataaatcaattttctacttaactggcttattctaaatacttgcttttattgcatttagCTCAAAAAGAAGTTAAGTGAGTACTCGTTgctattgctcaattttgatattcggtttAATTTTACTCGCTAGCTAGGATCTTCAGCCGCGAAAACACTATTATGTCCAATTTATGAACAATTTTCAACAAGATTGGTTAACTTTAGGGATTATCTTTTCTTGGtttgtttataaaataaggtttcGACTAAAAGGGTCAACAGAAATGTCCATTATTttacatggtaactacacGGTAACGACGCATTTCCTGTATATCAACagcatgcatacatacatccatATGTATATGGAGTATGGACATACCAAATACCCTATATTTAATATGCAATTACCGTTTTCCCAGCTGCTTTGAAACCTAATTAGCTTTTTCTCAGATTGGCATGCTTTTGACATACATATTCACGCATTTGGCTTATATCATTGATCATAGGGCggatatttaaaaataaaaagttgAGTTAAAAAATATATGCACTTACTTTAATCATATTGTATGTGCAGGTGTACAATAAATATTCGTatcatatatatgtataaaatcaACATGGGTTCTCCGCTCTCCTTCCATTGCATCGCCTGAGGTACACAATTTTCCTAACAGTTTTGGTAATTTAAACGATTATATACAGGTCAAggatatacatatgcatacaCAGATAGATATACACAGACTTGGGGGCTAACTGGCCCTGGCCTGGAGCCGGGCACAGCGGGGACACGGCTCGTTGCGTTTGGCCCTCCAGCAGCTGTAATGGGAGCAGGTGCCGCATCCCACGCAGCGTTCAATCTTCCGCTGCCAGGGATAGAGGAACTCGTTGCTCTTGCAGTATTCACACACAAAGGCCCGGCCCACGCAGAGCTGCAGGAGAAGAGGATGCAAGAGATATAGCCAGGGGGAAAGATGAGGCACCGCACCCTACGGATCACACTTACCACACAGTTGTGGACATGCTGCTCGCTCAGCAGGATCAGTTCCTTGATGGAGCGGCTCATGCTGCTGTTTTGCACATCCACAAAATCGCACATGGACCACATGTCCCTATCCTGCGTGAGGTGCAGTGGTATGGCATTGAAAAATGCCTGTTCCCTGGCGGAGGAGAAACGTTCACATTATGTTTTATTGCTCGATCCGAAGCATCCGATCCGCTTACCTCGTTGCAAAGCGACAGTTGCCAATGAATTCCTTGACCGACTGCAGTTGGATGCGGCGGCGACGAGCTTTGGCCAGGTCTTTGTGCTTTGAATAGAGCTGTGCATTCAGGTCGGGCACATGGAACAGCGGAAACGTGTACATCTGCTCGATGAGGCGGTAGGCGAACGAGGATACCGGATAGCAGCGAAAGTCCCAGTTCTGCAGGATCTTGGCGGGTATGGCCGAGATCTGATTGCGATGACAGCCCGTGCACAAGTACTTGCCCAGGTAGCTGCAGTACCGGAAATGATGCTGGTATTGGCGTGCCACTCGCATCCCGCACCCGGCACACCGGTTCCCCTGGCGACTGAGCTGCTGGGAGCGACTGACGCTCGGATGCTCGGTAAAGATGATTTGCTGGCGGGGCGGGGCCCAGGTCTTGGTACCGCGCGTCATGCTGG
The Drosophila miranda strain MSH22 chromosome XL, D.miranda_PacBio2.1, whole genome shotgun sequence genome window above contains:
- the LOC108162969 gene encoding carbonic anhydrase 2 isoform X3; amino-acid sequence: MPVQSPIEISNRAIEHIDDVDPLEYHGHWEPVGVARVQNTGTSAMVTFSKRKQQPYIIGGALDTNMYVFEQLHFHWSDSDESGCEHTLEGMKYSMEAHAVHYNAKYKDFAEAKNKPDGLAVVAFFIQACGEKDCPEFKKITEGIRIVQKISTSASLDSD
- the LOC108162969 gene encoding uncharacterized protein LOC108162969 isoform X2; its protein translation is MSVAAKTTTQRRARPLIQKRLSPSLPHPISRYMVFVLLFPQSTSYPLLNQATAIPAHIHVCSSSAAAVSVCVCACEVPAAATLPPKSKHTHTQAPHPHGEQLVQGISNREVHRPSSLSSSDTRERSREGSSEGSLRSISDTPQSIRTVATTTSPPKAFLLSAEHLDDASADDRGRVYKLRKKKYPSGGPHIT